One Bosea sp. 685 DNA segment encodes these proteins:
- a CDS encoding DinB family protein produces the protein MVDPAFVQAMARYNAWQNRSLIAAADALDDEERRRDRGAFFKSIQGTFNHILWADEVWLHRLTGSPKPSVSGRDSAIYVEDWVEFRFRRRERDVAIESWAANIEANWLRGTLIWYSGVAGREMGKPRGLVVAHLFNHQTHHRGQIHAMLTAAGTKPDDTDFFLVDELR, from the coding sequence ATGGTCGATCCCGCCTTCGTCCAGGCCATGGCGCGCTACAACGCCTGGCAGAACCGGAGCCTGATCGCGGCCGCCGACGCGCTCGACGATGAAGAGCGCCGGCGCGACCGGGGCGCCTTCTTCAAGTCGATCCAGGGTACGTTCAATCACATCCTCTGGGCCGATGAGGTTTGGCTGCATCGCCTGACCGGCTCGCCGAAGCCGTCCGTGAGCGGCCGCGATTCGGCGATCTATGTCGAGGACTGGGTCGAGTTCCGCTTCAGGCGCCGCGAGCGCGATGTCGCGATCGAATCCTGGGCGGCGAATATCGAAGCGAACTGGCTGCGCGGCACCCTGATCTGGTATTCGGGCGTGGCCGGCCGCGAGATGGGCAAGCCCCGCGGGCTCGTGGTGGCGCATCTCTTCAACCATCAGACGCATCACCGCGGCCAGATTCACGCCATGCTGACCGCGGCCGGAACCAAGCCGGACGATACCGACTTCTTCCTCGTCGACGAGCTGCGCTGA